From Aedes albopictus strain Foshan chromosome 1, AalbF5, whole genome shotgun sequence, one genomic window encodes:
- the LOC109420749 gene encoding uncharacterized protein LOC109420749, with amino-acid sequence MIFTVDLPVDVSCSPLRLSIDELIPVGVPGVPCEDSLFIVPTLDGATDVDQNRCTSENAGGSHNNQTRMNDRRNMDASMLAGSVIDLNCASGSTSAPSSGTQGAEHAMEEEQILSHQQPLERYDDHYSFDMVAMGMKAGSETSGKRK; translated from the exons ATGATTTTTACAGTAGATCTACCAGTAGATGTTTCGTGTTCACCTCTACGCCTTTCAATCGACGAACTAATTCCGGTAGGTGTGCCAGGTGTACCCTGTGAGGACTCGTTATTCATCGTTCCAA CTCTGGATGGTGCGACAGACGTGGATCAAAACAGGTGTACATCTGAGAACGCAGGCGGATCTCACAATAACCAGACAAGGATGAATGATCGACGAAACATGGACGCCAGCATGTTAGCAGGCAGTGTGATCGACCTGAACTGTGCAAGTGGAAGCACGTCGGCGCCCTCCTCAG GTACGCAAGGTGCGGAGCATGCAATGGAAGAAGAACAAATTTTATCTCATCAACAACCTTTGGAGCGATACGATGACCACTACTCCTTCGACATGGTGGCAATGGGCATGAAGGCAGGATCGGAAACGTCTGGCAAACGTAAGTAG